From Aegilops tauschii subsp. strangulata cultivar AL8/78 chromosome 5, Aet v6.0, whole genome shotgun sequence:
CTAGTAACACCGAGCCTGTAGCATACAGATTTAGTGCGTACGATTGCTTCCCCAGCTACCCAGCTCTTGTTCTTCCAAGATGCATCACACAACAAATCTCATGTTCGCCACCCACCTGTTGTTCATCATCTTAAGCTTCACTTCATTTTCGCAAGTGGGGCATGCACTAGCACTCCAACCCCAGCTTGCACATGCTCATGGTGGCGGCTGCATCCCAGCCGAGAGGGCCGCCTTGCTCGCCTTCCACAAGGGCATCACAAGTGACAACGCAAGTGTCCTCGCCTCGTGGCACGGACATGATTGCTGCCGGTGGAGGGGCGTCAGTTGCAACAACCGAATAGGTCATGTCATCAAGCTTCACCTTCCCAATACAAGTCCGGACCTTAACACATATGGGTGTGGTCATGATCATTCATTGGCCGACACAACTGTGGAAACTGATACCTATCATGCGTGCAGTGATGCTAATTCATTGTACGGTGAGATAAGTACCTCTCTGCTTTCCTTGAAGCATCTAGAGCACATGGATCTTAGTATGAACTGTTTGGTAGGGACGAATAGTCACATTCCTCAGTTCTTGAGCTCCATGGAGAACTTGAGGTATCTTAACCTCTGCGGCATGCCATTTACCGGTAGAGTTCCTTCTCAACTTGGTAATCTGTCTAAGTTGCAGCATCTTGACCTTGGTCAGGGTTATAGCGAGATGTACTCGGCGGACATCACCTGGTTAACAAAGCTACCATTGTTGCAGTACCTTAGCATGAATGGAATAAATCTCTCTAGGATAACTGACTGGCCTGGTACATTGAATATGATTCCATCTCTAAGGGTCATCAATCTTGCTGCATGCTCACTTGATACTGCAAGTCAATCGCTTCCCTACCTTAACCTCACGAAACTTGAGAAGCTTGATTTGTCTGAGAATAATTTAGGCCACTCAATTGCATCAAGTTGGTTTTGGAAAGTGACGAGCCTCAAATACCTCAGTCTTCGTCTGAATTTCCGTGCAAATTGGTTATTCGGCAAACTTCCCGATGCACTAGGAAACATGACGTCGCTCAAGGTCCTTGATGTGTCAGCTACCAATCTGAATAAGAGTGGAAACATTGAAAATCTTTGCTCTTTGGAAGTGCTCGACCTTTCTAAAAATCCTATGATTGGAGATATAGTGGTGTTGATGGAGGGATTGCCGAGATGTGCACGGGGGAAACTGCTGGAGCTGAATTTGCATGGAAACGAATTCACCGGGGCCCTGCCAAATTTTATAGGGGAATTCAGCAGCTTGAGCATGCTTGACCTTTCTTGCAACAACCTTGTTGGATCTATACCGACTGGGCTTAGGAATTTGGTGCATTTAACCATCCTTGATCTCGACTGGAATCTACTCAACGGTACTATTCCAACTGAAATTGGTGACCTTACTGCTCTGACTTATTTGGACATAAGCCGCAACAACTTGACTGGAATTATACCAGCCGAGCTTGGAAAATTGAAGCGTTTGGCTTACCTTAATCTTGCAGAGAACAAAATTACTGGACCATTACCCATTGAAATGGGTTCTCTGAGGAATCTGGTTTATCTGTACCTAAGCAACAACAACCTTAGTGGCGTGATCACAGAAGAACACATTGCTGATATAAAAGGTTTAAAGATTATAAGCTTGTCTTCCAATAATTTGAAGATTGTAGTCGATTCAGATTGGCGTTCTCCCTTTAGGCTACAGGCTGCAGATTTTGCATCATGCCAAATGGGTCCTCTCTTTCCAGCTTGGCTTCAGCAGCTGCGGGGGATCGATGCACTTGACATTTCGAGCACCGGTTTAAAGGACAAGTTTCCTGAGTGGTTttggcatacattttcacaaacAACATATCTCGACATCTCTAACAATCAAATAAGTGGCATCTTGCCAGCACATCTGGATGGCATGGCCTTGGAAGAACTCTACCTAAGTTCAAACCGGCTCACCGGCTCAATACCTTCGTTGCCATCAAATATCACTATGTTAGACATCTCCAACAATAATTTTTCAGGAGTAATACCATCAAATTTTGAAGCCTCCCAACTTCAAATGTTGCTTATATATTCTAATCAAATTGGTGGGTACATTCCAGAATCCTTCTGCAAATTGGAACAGTTGTTGTATCTGGATTTGTCAAATAATTTCTTGAAGGGGAAAATTCCTGAATGTTCTGACATCCAAAAAATGCAATATCTTCTGCTCGGTAATAACAACTTATCAGGAGAATTCCCAGCATTTTTGCAGAATAACACGGATATGGAGTTCTTGGATCTCGCATGGAACAAGTTGTCTGGAAGATTGCCTACATGGATAGGAGATCTGGCTAATTTACATTTTGTACTACTGAGCCACAATGCATTTTCTGATAATATTCCAGTCGACATAACAAGGCTTTGGAATCTTCAATACTTGGATCTATCATGCAATAATTTGTCTGGTGAAATACCTTGGCATCTATCAAACCTAACACTTATGAAAAAAGAACAAAAGGAATTCCTGGAAATGGATGATGGAGTCACTGGAAACGACACCGAGATGGGAGCTACTCACCTTGGAGAAATATTGTCAGTAGTTACAAAAGGACAGCAGCTTATATATGGTAGAACACTTGTATATTTTGTTGGCATTGATTTATCAGCTAACTCCTTGACTGGTGAAATCCCTACAGACATCACTTCCCTTGATGCGCTGATGAATTTGAATTTATCATCAAACAAATTGAGTGGACAGATTCCAAACATGATTGGCGCCATGCAGTCACTAGTATCCCTTGACCTCTCTGAGAACAAGTTCTCTGGTGAAATCCCGACGAGCTTGTCAAGCCTGGCATTGTTGGAGGCCTTGAACCTGTCCTACAACAATTTATCTGGAAGGATACCCTCTGGCCGTCAACTTGACACCCTCAATTCGAACAACCAGTCAATTATATACATCGGCAACAGTGGACTCTGTGGGCCTCCTCTCCAAAATAATTGTCCAGGAAATGATTCTTTCATCGTCTATGGCGATCTTGAAAGCAGTAAGCAACCGTTTGATCCACTGACCTTTCATTTTGGTCTTGTGCTGGGACTTGTGGTGGGGCTCTGGGTGGTATTTTGTGCCTTGTTGTTCAAGAGGACATGGAGAACTGCTTATTTCCGGCTCTTCGACAAGGTATATGATCAAGTCTATGTATTTGTGGTTGTGAAGTGGGGAAGCTTCACAAAGAACACAGCCGCAGAATAAGCACTTTTTTTCTCTGAATGGGAGCTCTGGACTATTAATTAACCATGGTGACTTGGTGAGAAAGATGTTCAGCAACATATGTTTATCGTGTGCCTTGTTTATTCCTCTAAATAAAGATGGAGATGTTAGTTCTTCTGATACATTTATGACATCATTATTGTATAATTGTTGTGGTAGATGCAAGACTTATGTGTTGTTCAAATATCCCGATACATGCAAGACTTTACTAGTTTTCTGGACTGTAATTATGAACGTCTTTTGCTGAATATTTTGAACTCGTTTCTGCGATCAGGGGTGAGATAAATTACTTTTGTTGTTGTTGCAATGGGTTCTTCATCTGGTGTAAATCTATCATGGAAACTCTTGCAAAACTTCAGTTTATAATCCTGTACTCTGTTATGTACTCCCTTTCTCACGAGTACAATGCACATGATGATGTTTAGAACTGCATTTGGTCCTGACGTGCTGCTTTCTAATCGGTTGTGTGGAGCATTCAGACTTCTTGTACCATGTCTTAAGTTTTCTGCTTGTTCATGGTACTTGGATGAAGTTTTCATCTTACCATTTGCAGAAACCAATTTATGCATCTATTGGTTTCAGCGATTGGGTTTTCTCTGGTAATCAAGTGCTGGTACACTTCTTGTGAATTCTTGCTGGATCCCAAGTTGGTTTCCACGGCGGCCATTCGTCCATACCGGCGAAGAACGCCTCTCATAGGAAGAGCATGGGCCGAGCATAGCAGAGACAGGGTGGCCTGGGTTCACCTTCTCATATTATAGTTATCAGGCTTACCATAATATAGTTATCATGTTGCTCAAGTCATAGTTATCACGCTGGTCATGCCAAAGTTATCAAGCAAAAAAAATTTATTATCGCTGGTATGACAGAAAAAGGAAAGGTTTAAAATAACCTTGTTTATATACAACAGACAACAACTAAAAGTGGCTTATAAAAGTGGCTTAGTTGGTTCAAAGTCTAATGAATAGACAAGTCCCCTTTCtagcacttttattttcttttcataTTGTGTAGCCAAAAACCAGAAAAACCACTAGCGATTTACTATTGACATATACGGTTTTCGAGAGAAGAAAAAAATCGGTGGAATCAAGCGTGCAGGTCGCGAGAGCATCTATCGCCGAAGACCTCAAACCTGTCTCAAATGCCCAAGCGGCCTAACCAGTCACAAAAAACCGACCCACCCGAGTGTCTTAAACCGTCCTCAAACGCACGGGCTGTCCGGCGCCCCTCATATCCAACCCAAGTATGGAGCAGATATGGGACGACCCGGGCGCGCCCGGGTGCGTCTGCCACGTTAGCCCGGCCCACCCCTACCCCACATATATCCCCTTCGATGAACCTTAAGCCTCAGTCCACTCCACTCTCTTCGTCCTCTCCTCTTCCCAGTCCGATCCATGGCGGACGACCGCGTCAGCTCCTGCACCAATGGCGACGAGAGCGACGTCGATGC
This genomic window contains:
- the LOC109768265 gene encoding receptor-like protein EIX2, with protein sequence MHHTTNLMFATHLLFIILSFTSFSQVGHALALQPQLAHAHGGGCIPAERAALLAFHKGITSDNASVLASWHGHDCCRWRGVSCNNRIGHVIKLHLPNTSPDLNTYGCGHDHSLADTTVETDTYHACSDANSLYGEISTSLLSLKHLEHMDLSMNCLVGTNSHIPQFLSSMENLRYLNLCGMPFTGRVPSQLGNLSKLQHLDLGQGYSEMYSADITWLTKLPLLQYLSMNGINLSRITDWPGTLNMIPSLRVINLAACSLDTASQSLPYLNLTKLEKLDLSENNLGHSIASSWFWKVTSLKYLSLRLNFRANWLFGKLPDALGNMTSLKVLDVSATNLNKSGNIENLCSLEVLDLSKNPMIGDIVVLMEGLPRCARGKLLELNLHGNEFTGALPNFIGEFSSLSMLDLSCNNLVGSIPTGLRNLVHLTILDLDWNLLNGTIPTEIGDLTALTYLDISRNNLTGIIPAELGKLKRLAYLNLAENKITGPLPIEMGSLRNLVYLYLSNNNLSGVITEEHIADIKGLKIISLSSNNLKIVVDSDWRSPFRLQAADFASCQMGPLFPAWLQQLRGIDALDISSTGLKDKFPEWFWHTFSQTTYLDISNNQISGILPAHLDGMALEELYLSSNRLTGSIPSLPSNITMLDISNNNFSGVIPSNFEASQLQMLLIYSNQIGGYIPESFCKLEQLLYLDLSNNFLKGKIPECSDIQKMQYLLLGNNNLSGEFPAFLQNNTDMEFLDLAWNKLSGRLPTWIGDLANLHFVLLSHNAFSDNIPVDITRLWNLQYLDLSCNNLSGEIPWHLSNLTLMKKEQKEFLEMDDGVTGNDTEMGATHLGEILSVVTKGQQLIYGRTLVYFVGIDLSANSLTGEIPTDITSLDALMNLNLSSNKLSGQIPNMIGAMQSLVSLDLSENKFSGEIPTSLSSLALLEALNLSYNNLSGRIPSGRQLDTLNSNNQSIIYIGNSGLCGPPLQNNCPGNDSFIVYGDLESSKQPFDPLTFHFGLVLGLVVGLWVVFCALLFKRTWRTAYFRLFDKVYDQVYVFVVVKWGSFTKNTAAE